A region from the Methanofollis liminatans DSM 4140 genome encodes:
- a CDS encoding endonuclease Q family protein, protein MDVYADLHIHSPFSMATSPAVSPSSLLAGAAIKGIGVLGSGDALHPEWRRTWEAFENNAGIVVLPTAEVEGKGRVHHLIIMEGFAQFAELHGSLAPHSRDIATSGRPHVKLTGEAIAAVVHDLGGLIGPAHAFTPWTSLYAAHNSVASCYGEEPIDFLELGLSADSSYGAGIPDLDGVPFLTNSDAHSVHPTKLGREFNRLDVAGATPKAAFDAVRQGRITLNAGFFPEEGKYNRTACTRCYRQYTLEEAAAAGWTCPDDGGAIKKGVCDRARELGGMHAPRDRPPYYHVIPLGEIVRVVCGTCSAFTKGVEERYRRLTDTLGTEIAILTEVPIDRIAAIDPAVAAGIAAFREGRVALVPGGGGKYGTFTLP, encoded by the coding sequence ATGGACGTCTACGCCGACCTCCATATCCACTCACCCTTTTCTATGGCGACCTCCCCGGCGGTTTCGCCCTCTTCGCTCCTTGCTGGCGCCGCCATCAAGGGGATCGGCGTGCTCGGGAGCGGGGACGCCCTCCACCCTGAATGGCGGCGCACCTGGGAGGCGTTCGAGAACAATGCCGGGATCGTCGTCCTGCCCACCGCCGAGGTCGAGGGGAAAGGACGCGTCCATCACCTCATCATCATGGAGGGGTTTGCGCAGTTCGCCGAACTCCATGGAAGCCTTGCCCCGCATTCCCGGGACATCGCCACCTCAGGCCGCCCCCATGTAAAACTCACCGGCGAAGCGATCGCCGCGGTCGTCCACGACCTCGGCGGCCTGATCGGCCCGGCCCATGCCTTCACCCCATGGACCTCCCTGTATGCCGCCCATAACTCGGTTGCCTCCTGCTACGGGGAAGAGCCGATTGATTTTCTTGAACTCGGCCTCTCGGCCGATTCGTCCTACGGGGCCGGGATCCCTGACCTCGACGGCGTGCCCTTCCTCACGAACTCAGACGCCCACTCTGTTCACCCGACAAAACTCGGGCGGGAGTTCAACCGTCTCGACGTCGCAGGGGCAACGCCGAAGGCCGCCTTCGATGCCGTGCGGCAGGGACGGATCACCCTGAACGCCGGGTTTTTCCCGGAGGAGGGGAAGTACAACCGGACCGCCTGCACCCGGTGCTACCGCCAGTACACCCTCGAAGAGGCCGCAGCTGCCGGGTGGACCTGTCCGGACGACGGCGGTGCGATCAAGAAAGGAGTCTGTGACCGGGCGCGGGAACTCGGCGGTATGCACGCCCCGCGGGATCGCCCGCCGTATTACCATGTGATCCCCCTGGGAGAGATCGTCAGGGTGGTCTGCGGCACATGCTCGGCCTTCACAAAGGGGGTTGAGGAGCGCTACCGGCGCCTCACCGACACACTCGGCACCGAGATCGCCATCCTCACCGAGGTCCCAATCGACAGGATCGCCGCCATCGACCCCGCGGTCGCCGCCGGGATCGCCGCCTTCAGAGAGGGGCGGGTGGCACTCGTACCCGGTGGCGGCGGAAAATACGGCACCTTCACCCTGCCGTGA
- a CDS encoding NAD(P)/FAD-dependent oxidoreductase has product MKSEYDILVIGGGPGGALAAWTAAKAGLSACIIEKRPAIGAPVRCAEGIGKELLKEFMEPDPRWISADIQRARIVAPDGTSIALDEGRAGTEVGYVLDRKFFDRELVWKASEAGADVFVKTRAVAPIIEEGRVCGATVEFCGKRCDIRAKVTIAADGVESKFARWCGIDTTLPLREMMSCAQYLVTGIDIDPHSNDFYLGEEVAPQGYLWVFAKGERSANIGVGIPASKSKPGMRAKDYLDRFMKERYPEGRIIECVFGGDPVSRPLSCTVADGLMIVGDAARVVDPITGGGIGNAMITGRMAAEVAAKAIAAGDTSKAALMPYDEGWRSSKMGRTLERNYRVKEYFITLSDEKMNTLARSIEGINFSEITVMALLKEIIKRNPKLLLELKHLKDSLG; this is encoded by the coding sequence ATGAAGAGTGAATACGATATTCTCGTCATCGGCGGCGGCCCCGGCGGAGCGCTCGCGGCATGGACCGCCGCAAAGGCCGGTCTCTCCGCATGTATCATCGAGAAGCGGCCGGCGATAGGTGCGCCGGTCCGCTGTGCCGAAGGGATCGGAAAAGAACTCTTAAAAGAGTTCATGGAGCCCGACCCCCGCTGGATCTCTGCCGATATCCAGCGGGCCAGGATCGTCGCCCCTGACGGCACCTCCATCGCCCTCGACGAGGGGCGGGCCGGCACCGAGGTCGGCTATGTCCTCGACCGGAAGTTCTTCGACCGGGAACTTGTCTGGAAGGCATCTGAGGCAGGTGCCGATGTCTTTGTGAAGACACGGGCAGTGGCGCCGATCATCGAAGAGGGACGCGTCTGCGGGGCGACGGTGGAGTTCTGCGGGAAGCGGTGCGACATCAGGGCGAAGGTCACCATCGCCGCCGACGGTGTCGAATCGAAGTTCGCCCGCTGGTGCGGGATCGATACGACCCTGCCCCTCCGTGAGATGATGAGCTGCGCCCAGTACCTCGTCACCGGGATCGACATCGACCCCCATTCCAACGACTTCTATCTCGGCGAGGAGGTCGCCCCCCAGGGCTACCTATGGGTGTTTGCCAAGGGGGAGCGGAGCGCGAATATCGGCGTCGGTATCCCGGCGTCGAAGTCAAAGCCCGGCATGAGGGCGAAAGACTACCTCGACCGCTTCATGAAAGAGCGCTATCCTGAGGGCAGAATCATCGAGTGCGTCTTTGGCGGAGACCCGGTGAGCAGGCCCCTCTCCTGCACGGTCGCTGACGGCCTGATGATCGTGGGCGACGCTGCACGGGTCGTCGACCCGATCACCGGCGGCGGTATCGGCAACGCCATGATCACCGGCAGGATGGCTGCCGAAGTGGCGGCAAAGGCGATCGCTGCCGGCGACACCTCGAAGGCGGCCCTGATGCCCTACGACGAGGGCTGGCGGAGTTCAAAAATGGGCCGGACTCTTGAGCGCAACTACCGGGTGAAAGAGTATTTCATCACCCTCTCTGACGAGAAGATGAACACCCTCGCCCGCTCCATCGAAGGGATCAACTTCAGCGAGATCACCGTGATGGCCCTCCTGAAGGAGATCATCAAGCGCAACCCGAAGCTCCTCCTCGAACTCAAGCACCTCAAGGACTCCCTCGGGTGA
- the cbiQ gene encoding cobalt ECF transporter T component CbiQ: MDNILEDQAHRSALRHLDTRLKLLIGGGAILLGLLSPSPLGPAFIAATMAAITVGVALTPIRFYAHLLTIPLSFATISAAVILFLSGGGETLWAAAIGPLTLTATTGSANLAALILARTFSGMCALFFIALTTPMAEIFTVMRSLRLPREFVDLSMLIYHFIFVLIGEAVATRNAQEMRHGYVSFTNAIASFAMLAGMLFVRAWEKGEELIVAMDARCYDGVFAAGEETEGASRRQIALVAAYLCLCTAVTIAARGATIF, from the coding sequence ATGGATAACATACTGGAGGACCAGGCCCACCGGAGCGCCCTGCGCCATCTGGACACACGTCTCAAACTCCTCATCGGCGGCGGCGCCATCCTCCTCGGCCTCCTCTCTCCCTCCCCCCTCGGCCCGGCGTTTATCGCCGCCACCATGGCGGCAATCACCGTCGGCGTCGCCCTGACCCCGATCAGGTTCTACGCACACCTCCTCACCATCCCGCTCTCCTTTGCGACGATCTCGGCGGCGGTGATCCTCTTCCTCTCAGGCGGCGGGGAGACACTCTGGGCCGCGGCGATCGGCCCGCTCACCCTGACGGCGACGACCGGATCGGCAAACCTTGCCGCCCTCATCCTTGCCCGAACCTTTTCCGGGATGTGCGCCCTCTTCTTCATCGCCCTCACCACCCCGATGGCGGAGATCTTCACGGTGATGCGGTCGCTTCGCCTGCCGCGGGAGTTCGTCGACCTTTCCATGCTCATCTACCACTTCATCTTCGTCCTAATCGGCGAGGCGGTGGCGACCCGCAACGCCCAGGAGATGCGCCACGGTTATGTCAGTTTCACCAACGCGATCGCCTCGTTTGCGATGCTGGCCGGAATGCTCTTTGTGCGGGCGTGGGAGAAAGGAGAAGAACTGATCGTCGCCATGGACGCCCGGTGTTACGACGGCGTCTTCGCCGCTGGCGAGGAGACGGAGGGGGCGAGTCGCCGCCAGATCGCCCTCGTCGCCGCATATCTCTGCCTCTGCACGGCGGTGACGATCGCCGCGCGGGGCGCCACGATATTCTGA
- a CDS encoding 50S ribosomal protein L44e translates to MKMPAKFRAYCPHCRSHEIQEVEKVKKGRTSHLHWIDRQKARRGKVGNMGKFSKVPGGDKPTKRVNVRYRCTKCGKAHLRAGWRAGKFEIVE, encoded by the coding sequence ATGAAGATGCCAGCAAAGTTCAGGGCCTACTGCCCACACTGCAGATCGCACGAGATCCAGGAAGTTGAAAAGGTAAAGAAGGGGCGGACCAGCCACCTGCACTGGATCGACCGGCAGAAGGCGCGGAGAGGCAAAGTCGGAAACATGGGCAAGTTCTCCAAGGTACCCGGCGGCGACAAGCCGACCAAGAGGGTGAACGTCAGATACCGCTGCACAAAATGCGGTAAGGCGCACCTCCGTGCGGGCTGGAGAGCAGGCAAATTTGAGATTGTGGAGTGA
- a CDS encoding energy-coupling factor ABC transporter substrate-binding protein gives MKYLAEIAALLIILLFAGSFIVVLNTGEHEWGGADGEAEDVIMEMSGNSYEPWASPVYEPPSGEIESLFFSLQTAIGAIVIGFFFGYYYRGRQITTE, from the coding sequence ATGAAGTATCTCGCCGAGATCGCAGCGCTCCTGATCATTCTCCTCTTTGCGGGATCGTTCATTGTCGTCCTCAACACCGGGGAGCACGAATGGGGCGGAGCCGACGGTGAGGCCGAAGACGTGATCATGGAGATGAGCGGGAACAGTTACGAGCCATGGGCGTCGCCCGTGTACGAACCCCCCAGCGGCGAGATCGAGTCCCTGTTCTTCAGCCTCCAGACAGCGATCGGGGCGATCGTCATCGGATTCTTCTTCGGGTATTATTACCGAGGACGTCAGATCACTACAGAATAA
- a CDS encoding DNA primase small subunit domain-containing protein — protein sequence MKPATLEFVRQRFRSYYRDSYLAAPPSLPQREWGFIFFDQKPEVRMRRHLGFGSREECHEYIRSMAPAHAYYSTAYYANPGAGTMGEKGWSGADLIFDIDADHLFTSMKGITYDVMLGRAKDETEKLVAMLTDELGFSPKMITAVFSGGRGYHVHVRDHRVLAWGSGERREIVDYLCGTGMEPQLLFDTGDNGGWQGRFAGALREYARTLLADGRGGAEKKLCAMDGIGKKYAGRFLSALEAADEDLKAGKVPRAVLSSPALRTLLSPEGGELLQRIKERGAAVDEPVTTDIKRLIRMPTSLHGGSGLRVVEVPLRDLPSFDPLEDAVVFGDREVKIDAAFDLSVPMLGNMYPIRKGQNLIPEAVAVYLCCRGIAEYGGSA from the coding sequence ATGAAACCTGCAACCCTGGAATTCGTCAGGCAACGCTTCAGATCGTATTACCGGGACAGTTACCTCGCCGCACCTCCGTCCCTCCCCCAGAGGGAGTGGGGATTCATCTTCTTCGATCAGAAGCCCGAGGTGCGGATGCGGCGGCACCTGGGTTTCGGCTCCCGCGAGGAGTGCCACGAATATATCAGGTCGATGGCGCCGGCGCACGCCTACTACTCCACGGCCTATTATGCAAACCCGGGTGCGGGCACGATGGGAGAGAAGGGGTGGAGCGGCGCCGATCTCATCTTCGACATCGATGCAGACCATCTTTTCACCTCCATGAAGGGGATCACCTATGACGTGATGCTGGGGCGCGCAAAGGACGAGACGGAAAAACTCGTCGCCATGCTCACCGACGAACTCGGGTTCTCTCCAAAGATGATCACCGCCGTCTTTTCGGGAGGGCGGGGCTACCATGTCCATGTGCGCGATCACCGGGTCCTCGCATGGGGGAGCGGCGAGCGCCGCGAGATCGTCGACTACCTCTGCGGCACCGGGATGGAACCGCAACTCCTCTTCGACACCGGCGATAACGGCGGGTGGCAGGGGCGGTTTGCCGGCGCCCTCCGGGAGTACGCCCGCACTCTGCTGGCCGACGGGAGAGGGGGCGCGGAGAAGAAGCTCTGTGCCATGGACGGTATCGGAAAAAAGTACGCCGGACGGTTTCTCTCGGCCCTTGAAGCGGCCGATGAGGATCTCAAGGCAGGAAAAGTGCCCCGTGCGGTGCTCTCATCCCCGGCCCTCCGGACCCTTCTCTCACCCGAGGGAGGAGAACTCCTCCAGAGGATCAAAGAGCGCGGGGCGGCGGTCGACGAACCGGTGACAACCGATATAAAACGGCTGATCAGGATGCCTACCTCCCTCCACGGCGGGAGCGGGCTGCGGGTCGTCGAGGTGCCGCTCAGGGATCTCCCCTCCTTCGATCCCCTCGAGGACGCCGTCGTCTTCGGCGATCGCGAGGTGAAGATCGACGCAGCCTTCGACCTCTCCGTCCCGATGCTTGGAAACATGTATCCGATACGGAAAGGCCAGAACCTCATTCCGGAGGCCGTGGCGGTCTACCTCTGCTGCCGCGGGATCGCCGAGTACGGGGGGTCTGCATAA
- a CDS encoding proteasome assembly chaperone family protein — translation MDEIEIEFDTDDEVKADVLVEGLPGIGQVGKLVVEHLIQELKAERIVEITSIFFPPQVLIEPGGVVRLPNNEIYLWKGKEQSIAFLIGDYQSTSNEGHYLLCESYLDAAEELGVKRVYTLGGYGVGQIIDEPRVLGAVNDDDLVAEITAAGAVMTGGEPGGIVGASGLLLGLAKRHGIEGVCLMGETPGYLVDPKSATEVLTVLSRLLGIRVDPARLAEHAAEMEKILEKYQEIEKGHEEESLNYIG, via the coding sequence ATGGACGAGATAGAGATCGAGTTCGATACCGATGACGAGGTAAAGGCCGATGTGCTCGTCGAGGGCCTGCCAGGCATAGGACAGGTAGGCAAACTCGTCGTCGAGCACCTGATCCAGGAACTGAAAGCCGAGCGGATCGTCGAGATCACCTCCATATTCTTCCCGCCGCAGGTGCTCATCGAGCCAGGCGGCGTTGTGCGCCTGCCGAACAACGAGATCTATCTCTGGAAAGGCAAAGAGCAGTCGATCGCCTTTCTGATCGGCGACTACCAGAGCACCTCGAACGAGGGGCACTACCTCCTCTGCGAGTCATATCTCGACGCGGCCGAGGAACTCGGCGTCAAACGGGTGTACACCCTCGGCGGCTACGGCGTCGGTCAGATCATCGATGAGCCGCGGGTGCTCGGGGCGGTGAACGACGATGACCTCGTCGCCGAGATCACGGCGGCAGGGGCAGTCATGACCGGCGGAGAGCCTGGCGGCATCGTCGGGGCGTCCGGCCTTCTTCTCGGCCTTGCAAAGCGCCACGGGATCGAGGGGGTCTGCCTGATGGGCGAGACCCCGGGCTACCTTGTCGACCCGAAGAGCGCCACCGAGGTGCTCACCGTCCTCTCCAGACTTCTCGGGATCAGGGTCGATCCGGCGCGGCTTGCCGAGCACGCCGCGGAGATGGAGAAGATCCTGGAGAAGTACCAGGAGATCGAGAAGGGCCACGAAGAGGAGTCCCTCAACTACATCGGGTAA
- a CDS encoding RNA-protein complex protein Nop10 encodes MSGRIRYCERDHRYTLFICCPVCGEPTRTAHPARYSPEDRYGAYRREAQSWTR; translated from the coding sequence ATGAGCGGGCGGATCCGGTACTGTGAGCGGGATCACCGCTATACTCTTTTTATCTGCTGTCCGGTCTGCGGAGAGCCGACACGGACCGCCCATCCCGCGCGATATTCGCCTGAAGACCGCTACGGCGCCTACAGGAGAGAGGCACAATCATGGACGAGATAG
- a CDS encoding 4Fe-4S binding protein, with product MLTIHREICGYCGACVSVCPEGALELVDAYLTVDTGACIGCGLCTKACPLGALEVTDEE from the coding sequence ATGCTTACGATTCACCGGGAGATATGTGGCTATTGCGGTGCCTGCGTATCGGTCTGCCCTGAAGGGGCTCTCGAACTGGTCGATGCCTACCTGACCGTCGATACCGGCGCCTGCATCGGCTGCGGGCTGTGTACGAAGGCCTGCCCGCTCGGAGCCCTGGAGGTGACCGATGAAGAGTGA
- a CDS encoding energy-coupling factor ABC transporter ATP-binding protein: MTCAIEFQDVHFAYQDGSESLRGISIAVKKGEKIALVGPNGAGKTTLLLMCNGTLRPTKGRVLLDGEAIAYDARSLREVRRKVGLVFQNSDAQLFAPTVWQDVAFGPVNLGMPADRVKSVVARALHDVGLVGFEKRPPHHLSGGEKKRVAIAGVLSMDPEVIVFDEPTSSLDPATAEEVMDLLDEVNHSGRTVILSTHDVELAYRWADTVVLMDRGEVLSTGTAEALFSDVALLHRARLKPPVVMDLFRELAGRGVLSREAPPGNALAFTDLVERQVLGRVSPDGHGRIYIADVGDGAADRVKTLLSSGTVERVGAMGTKAKRFAGDEKIDLDFTYGVIDKCLLRAVNGENSLVLTSGGMVEHTVGRIAAYMEESGREIEVHLI, translated from the coding sequence ATGACCTGCGCGATTGAATTCCAGGACGTCCACTTCGCCTATCAGGACGGATCCGAGTCCCTCAGAGGGATCAGCATCGCCGTGAAAAAAGGGGAGAAGATCGCACTCGTCGGCCCGAACGGGGCCGGAAAGACCACTCTTCTCCTGATGTGCAACGGCACCCTGAGGCCGACGAAGGGCCGGGTGCTCCTCGACGGTGAGGCGATCGCCTACGATGCCAGGTCTCTGCGGGAGGTCCGCCGGAAGGTGGGGCTTGTATTCCAGAACTCAGACGCCCAGCTCTTCGCCCCGACGGTCTGGCAGGACGTGGCCTTCGGGCCGGTAAACCTGGGGATGCCGGCGGACCGGGTGAAAAGCGTCGTCGCCAGGGCCCTGCACGATGTCGGGCTCGTCGGCTTCGAGAAACGCCCCCCACACCACCTCTCGGGCGGGGAAAAAAAGAGGGTGGCGATCGCCGGCGTGCTTTCCATGGATCCGGAAGTGATCGTCTTCGACGAACCGACGAGTTCGCTGGACCCGGCGACCGCCGAGGAGGTGATGGACCTGCTCGACGAGGTGAACCACAGCGGGCGTACGGTGATCCTCTCGACGCACGACGTGGAACTCGCGTACCGCTGGGCCGACACCGTGGTCCTGATGGACCGGGGCGAGGTGCTCAGCACGGGCACGGCAGAGGCGCTCTTTTCCGACGTCGCACTCCTGCACCGGGCGAGGCTCAAGCCCCCGGTGGTGATGGATCTCTTCAGGGAACTTGCCGGGCGCGGCGTCCTTTCGCGGGAGGCGCCGCCCGGAAACGCTCTCGCCTTCACCGACCTCGTCGAGCGGCAGGTGCTCGGCCGCGTCTCCCCTGACGGTCACGGCAGGATCTACATCGCCGACGTCGGCGACGGGGCGGCGGACCGGGTGAAAACGCTCCTCTCTTCCGGGACGGTGGAGCGGGTCGGAGCGATGGGCACGAAGGCGAAACGGTTCGCCGGTGACGAGAAGATCGACCTCGACTTTACCTACGGCGTCATAGACAAGTGCCTGCTGCGGGCGGTGAACGGCGAGAACTCCCTGGTCCTCACCTCGGGCGGGATGGTCGAGCACACCGTCGGGCGTATCGCCGCCTATATGGAAGAGAGCGGACGGGAGATCGAGGTCCACCTGATCTGA
- a CDS encoding 30S ribosomal protein S27e, with amino-acid sequence MVRQHRENRSKFYRVKCPDCENEQVIFEKASTVVDCAVCGHVLAEPTGGKAVIKAEIKAELQ; translated from the coding sequence ATGGTACGTCAGCACCGCGAGAACAGGAGCAAATTTTACCGGGTCAAGTGCCCGGACTGCGAGAATGAACAGGTGATCTTTGAGAAGGCCAGCACCGTCGTGGACTGCGCGGTCTGCGGGCATGTGCTCGCTGAGCCGACCGGCGGAAAGGCCGTCATCAAGGCGGAAATCAAAGCAGAACTCCAGTGA
- a CDS encoding translation initiation factor IF-2 subunit alpha — protein sequence MHEINEWPEEGELVVCTVEDVKDFVAFVRLDEYENKKGLIHISEIATGWIKYIRDFVREGQKIVCKVLNVDTDRGHIDLSLKDVNEHQRREKIQEWKNEQKAEKWIGFVAEATGTEPHAVKEAFYTHFGLLYPAFEEIVTEGDAALKKFGFSKSVNEALKTVAAENVKISKVTITGTLVLTSMKPDGVNIIRRALRSAQPKIDDVEIDLTYLGAPNYRIKVTAPDYKRGERAIEKAAKAAIGVMERAGDAAKFVRKQKAKSA from the coding sequence ATGCACGAGATTAATGAATGGCCGGAGGAGGGCGAACTCGTCGTCTGCACGGTTGAGGACGTCAAAGACTTCGTGGCATTTGTGCGTCTGGACGAATACGAGAACAAAAAAGGACTCATCCATATCTCCGAGATCGCCACCGGCTGGATCAAATATATCCGTGATTTTGTCCGTGAAGGCCAGAAAATCGTCTGCAAGGTCCTCAACGTCGATACCGACAGGGGTCATATCGACCTCTCCTTAAAGGATGTCAACGAGCACCAGCGCCGCGAGAAGATCCAGGAGTGGAAGAACGAGCAGAAGGCCGAGAAATGGATTGGTTTTGTCGCCGAGGCGACCGGAACCGAACCGCACGCCGTCAAGGAGGCATTCTACACCCATTTCGGGCTCCTCTACCCCGCATTTGAGGAGATCGTCACAGAAGGCGACGCCGCCCTGAAGAAGTTCGGCTTCTCAAAGAGTGTTAACGAAGCCCTCAAGACGGTTGCCGCGGAGAACGTGAAGATATCGAAGGTGACGATCACCGGCACCCTCGTCCTCACGTCCATGAAGCCGGACGGCGTCAACATCATTCGCCGCGCCCTCAGGAGCGCACAGCCGAAGATCGATGACGTGGAGATCGATCTCACCTATCTGGGTGCACCGAACTACCGGATCAAAGTCACCGCACCGGATTATAAACGGGGTGAGCGGGCGATCGAGAAGGCAGCGAAGGCCGCGATCGGCGTCATGGAGCGTGCAGGCGACGCCGCAAAATTCGTGAGAAAGCAGAAGGCAAAGAGTGCATGA
- a CDS encoding energy-coupling factor ABC transporter permease: MHIMEGFLPPEWCLFWFIVSAPFIIYGMYQMRILIRENRETLPLLAVAGAFVFVLSSLKLPSVTGSCSHPTGTGLGAILFGPFITSVLGLIVLLYQAIFLAHGGLTTLGANVFSMGIAGPIVGWAIYKTCTKADLNTYVTVFLAAALADLFTYVVTSVQLALAFPAESGGFVTSFIAFATVFAVTQVPLAIIEGVVIALVFKYIIAVRGEILTKLDVLSASAVARLRGAMA, from the coding sequence ATGCATATCATGGAAGGATTTCTCCCACCGGAATGGTGCCTGTTCTGGTTCATCGTATCGGCCCCGTTCATCATTTACGGGATGTATCAGATGAGAATACTCATACGGGAAAACCGTGAGACGCTCCCCCTCCTCGCTGTTGCCGGGGCCTTCGTCTTCGTCCTCTCCTCCCTGAAGTTGCCCTCGGTGACCGGGAGCTGCTCCCACCCGACCGGCACCGGCCTCGGGGCGATCCTCTTTGGCCCCTTCATCACCTCGGTGCTCGGGTTGATCGTCCTGCTCTACCAGGCGATCTTCCTCGCCCACGGCGGACTCACCACCCTCGGGGCGAACGTCTTCTCGATGGGCATTGCCGGACCGATCGTCGGATGGGCAATATATAAAACCTGCACGAAGGCAGACCTCAACACCTACGTCACCGTCTTCCTTGCAGCGGCCCTCGCCGACCTCTTCACCTACGTCGTCACCTCGGTGCAGCTCGCCCTCGCCTTCCCGGCCGAGAGCGGTGGGTTCGTCACCTCCTTCATCGCCTTCGCCACGGTCTTCGCCGTCACCCAGGTGCCGCTTGCGATCATCGAAGGCGTGGTCATCGCCTTGGTCTTCAAGTATATCATTGCCGTGCGCGGCGAGATCCTGACAAAACTCGACGTCCTCTCGGCATCGGCGGTCGCCCGCCTGAGGGGGGCGATGGCATGA